Proteins from a single region of Sandaracinaceae bacterium:
- a CDS encoding transglutaminase family protein codes for MLYDIVLRIDYQYQRPANAGRHLLRVLPADLPGEQRLVAAALDARPADGERARFTDFFGNEVVRLSLSSPHDELGISVRARVDRQKSPSDAPSDPFDTLATAIAQVRDLGPTSPHHFVAASARVPRLSTLRAFARQHTHGDMTALEAITRVGEALHTELRFDADATTVDTPVEEAFEARHGVCQDFAHIMIGCLREVGIPAGYVSGFLRTEPPPGGERLEGADAMHAWVRAWCGPTLGWVEYDPTNKVAVGNDHVVVARGRDYSDVSPVRGVLRTSGAQQSAQSVDVLPIAGRDALSTG; via the coding sequence ATGCTCTACGACATCGTCCTACGCATCGACTACCAGTATCAGCGGCCGGCCAACGCAGGACGCCACCTGCTGAGGGTGCTGCCGGCGGACCTCCCGGGCGAGCAACGCCTGGTGGCCGCGGCGCTGGACGCACGCCCTGCGGACGGGGAGCGCGCGCGCTTCACGGACTTCTTCGGCAACGAGGTGGTGCGGCTGTCCCTCAGCTCCCCCCACGACGAGTTGGGCATCTCCGTGCGCGCGCGGGTGGACCGCCAGAAGAGCCCGAGCGACGCGCCCAGCGACCCGTTCGACACCCTCGCCACGGCCATCGCGCAGGTGCGTGACCTCGGCCCGACCTCGCCACACCACTTCGTGGCAGCCTCCGCGCGTGTCCCTCGCCTGTCCACGCTGCGCGCCTTCGCCCGCCAGCACACGCACGGCGACATGACCGCGCTCGAGGCCATCACCCGCGTGGGAGAGGCGCTCCACACGGAGCTGCGCTTCGACGCGGACGCCACCACCGTGGACACGCCCGTCGAGGAAGCGTTCGAGGCCCGCCACGGCGTGTGCCAGGACTTCGCGCACATCATGATCGGGTGCCTACGCGAGGTGGGCATCCCGGCGGGCTACGTGAGCGGCTTCTTACGCACCGAGCCGCCCCCCGGCGGCGAACGCCTCGAGGGCGCGGACGCGATGCACGCGTGGGTGCGGGCGTGGTGCGGTCCCACGCTCGGGTGGGTCGAGTACGACCCCACCAACAAGGTCGCGGTCGGCAACGACCACGTGGTGGTGGCGCGCGGTCGCGACTACAGCGACGTCTCGCCCGTCCGGGGCGTGCTCCGTACGTCGGGCGCGCAGCAGAGCGCACAGTCCGTGGACGTGCTCCCGATCGCCGGGCGCGACGCGCTGTCCACCGGCTGA